Proteins from a genomic interval of Zingiber officinale cultivar Zhangliang chromosome 2A, Zo_v1.1, whole genome shotgun sequence:
- the LOC122041878 gene encoding cytochrome P450 71A1-like — MIYLPRDDSGQSTAGTLRARVSPFVIVGAKRKSISSYDDLPPSPPRLPLVGNLHQLGPFIHKSLAALSSRHGPLSHLRLGRVPTLVVSSPDAARDVLRTHDHICASRSSTTVTRILLDGCSDMAFAPYGDEWRQRRRICTLHLLSPKMVQSYALIREQEVAAMISAICSRGSAAEIDMSAVLFAFSNDILCRIVTGKKFEGRKGLFSKLISENSVLLAKIYLGDYLPWLGWVDWLLGNVARVKKNHKRWDDLLDQVIKEHEERVSSDDEKDFVDVLISLQKDPVLESILTPEVIKALLQDMFAAGTETSYITLEWAMAELVRNPSKMQKLQDQVRSVAGGGGKMVKEEELCQMPYLKAVIKETFRLHPPIPLLLPRELLDDCPVQGYNIQKKTRLFVNAWAMGRDPKCWEAPFEFQPERFMDGEVDFTGNDLRFIPFGAGRRICPGLNFAVASLELALANLVHRYDWELPVGLSREEFGMEEVAGLMVQREGRLNVVAKTWDG; from the exons ATGATTTATCTCCCTCGTGATGACTCTGGGCAGAGTACGGCGGGGACCCTGAGGGCGAGGGTTTCGCCTTTTGTCATTGTAGGGGCCAAAAGGAAGTCAATCTCTTCCTATGACGATCTGCCTCCTTCGCCGCCACGGCTTCCCCTCGTCGGCAACCTTCATCAGCTGGGCCCTTTCATCCACAAGTCCCTCGCCGCCCTCTCCAGCCGCCACGGTCCTCTCAGCCACCTCCGCCTCGGCCGCGTCCCGACCCTCGTCGTCTCCTCCCCCGACGCTGCCCGGGATGTCCTCCGCACCCACGATCACATATGCGCCAGCCGCTCCTCCACCACCGTCACCCGCATCCTCCTCGATGGCTGCAGCGACATGGCCTTCGCCCCCTACGGCGACGAGTGGAGGCAACGCCGCCGAATCTGCACGCTCCACTTGCTGAGCCCTAAGATGGTGCAGTCCTACGCTCTGATCCGCGAGCAGGAGGTGGCCGCCATGATCTCCGCCATCTGCTCCCGTGGATCGGCGGCGGAGATCGACATGTCCGCCGTCCTGTTTGCCTTCTCCAACGACATCCTGTGTCGGATCGTCACGGGGAAGAAGTTCGAAGGGAGGAAAGGGTTGTTCTCGAAGCTCATCTCAGAGAACTCGGTGCTGCTGGCCAAGATTTATCTCGGGGATTACCTTCCGTGGCTCGGTTGGGTGGATTGGTTGCTCGGCAACGTGGCGCGAGTGAAGAAGAACCATAAGAGGTGGGACGATCTGCTGGATCAGGTTATCAAGGAACATGAAGAGCGAGTGTCGTCGGATGATGAGAAAGATTTCGTGGATGTTTTGATCTCCCTTCAGAAGGATCCCGTGTTGGAATCCATCCTCACTCCGGAAGTCATCAAGGCGCTTCTTCAG GACATGTTCGCCGCCGGAACAGAGACGTCATACATAACTCTGGAATGGGCCATGGCGGAGCTGGTTCGCAACCCGAGCAAGATGCAAAAACTGCAAGACCAAGTGAGAAGCGTAGCCGGCGGCGGAGGCAAAATGGTGAAAGAGGAAGAACTTTGCCAGATGCCCTACTTGAAGGCCGTCATCAAGGAGACCTTCCGGCTGCATCCCCCCATTCCATTACTTCTACCGCGAGAACTGCTGGACGATTGCCCGGTTCAAGGCTACAACATCCAGAAGAAGACGAGACTGTTCGTTAATGCATGGGCGATGGGCAGAGATCCGAAGTGCTGGGAAGCGCCCTTTGAGTTCCAGCCGGAGAGGTTCATGGACGGCGAAGTTGACTTCACCGGGAATGACCTCCGGTTCATTCCGTTTGGAGCGGGCCGAAGGATTTGCCCTGGATTGAACTTCGCCGTGGCATCTCTGGAGCTTGCTCTGGCGAACTTGGTGCATCGGTATGATTGGGAGCTGCCTGTTGGATTGAGCAGGGAGGAGTTCGGCATGGAGGAGGTGGCGGGCTTAATGGTCCAGCGAGAAGGGCGACTCAATGTCGTTGCCAAAACGTGGGATGGATAG